A single genomic interval of Aegicerativicinus sediminis harbors:
- a CDS encoding glycoside hydrolase family 3 N-terminal domain-containing protein: MNLIILYKNHPLLMMVFLFFLPYVLVAQKVSYPYQNSDLSVEDRIKDLISRMSLEEKVRQMDMYKGEYFKTEETFDSIKAAPHVGNLGVGAIHDIYPRSEKMINDLQQYVIENNRWGIPALIMAEMLHGYVDDGNTAFPMSIGLGATWDIDLLYDVGRVIGTEARAHGVHYGLGPVLGIGREPRWGRVAETLSEDTYLASELGLALVKGMQGDTLANDNTVISEPKHFAVHSYPQAGGNSSPVLVGERTARQDFLPVFQKAFVEGGALGTMCAYSELDGIPCASNPWLLTEVLRNEWGFKGIVISDLGAIKYIQTTHYAADSPKDAIKKAVSAGVDMQFYDFSNEFWQNTLIELVNEGDLSMSHVDRAVTGVLRLKFTLGLFENPYIKEGIIKERSHTNDNQQIALEAARKSITLLKNENDVLPLSNTLNRIAVIGPNADASRLGGYSVRNKKALTVKEGLERMVGKSTEIVYAEGVPLIIKGQAVENEYLLTPDGTTPGLKGEYFNNRNLNGDPALIRTDSKLEFDWPWSPGEGVQDDMFSIRWTGYLKPEKSFEGWLGLSSDDGIRMWIDDQLVIDNWTKGATNIVTHPMKFESGKKYKLRIEMWEGGWGARAHLRWNLEKLDFTPAVNLAKSSDVAIVVLGESEELVEENRDVATLDLHGAQEELIKAIKATGTPVICILLNGRPLSINWINNNVPGIIEAWFPGELGGQAVAEVLFGYYNPAGRLPITFPKSVGQLPIYYNQKPSAIHRYVSESQDPLYTFGFGLSYSSFEYSNLKLSTSEMGSSDTLTVNVDIKNTGDRDGEEVAQLYIQDVYASVSTPRKSLKGFQRVFIPKGQTKTVVFELNSNELSIWDKDMKFTVEPGDFKVMVGGNINETISTTFRVK; encoded by the coding sequence ATGAACTTAATTATTCTTTATAAAAACCATCCTCTTTTGATGATGGTTTTTCTTTTTTTTCTCCCCTATGTATTAGTTGCACAAAAAGTTTCATATCCCTATCAAAATTCAGATTTATCAGTAGAAGATCGAATAAAGGATTTGATTTCCCGAATGTCCCTAGAAGAAAAGGTTCGGCAAATGGATATGTATAAAGGAGAGTACTTTAAGACTGAAGAAACATTCGATTCAATAAAAGCAGCTCCTCACGTTGGAAATTTGGGGGTTGGCGCAATCCATGATATTTATCCTCGTTCCGAAAAAATGATTAATGACCTTCAACAGTATGTGATTGAAAATAATCGTTGGGGAATACCTGCTCTTATTATGGCTGAAATGCTTCACGGATACGTGGATGATGGCAATACTGCTTTCCCAATGAGTATTGGTCTAGGGGCCACCTGGGATATCGATTTGTTATATGATGTGGGGAGAGTAATTGGAACAGAGGCCAGGGCCCATGGTGTTCATTATGGTTTGGGTCCCGTTTTAGGGATTGGTAGAGAGCCACGTTGGGGTAGGGTGGCTGAAACCTTAAGTGAAGACACTTACTTAGCCTCAGAATTGGGGCTGGCACTGGTGAAAGGAATGCAAGGAGATACTTTAGCTAATGATAACACTGTTATTTCAGAACCTAAACATTTTGCTGTCCATAGTTATCCTCAAGCGGGAGGTAATTCATCACCAGTACTCGTGGGAGAACGTACTGCACGGCAAGATTTTCTTCCTGTTTTTCAAAAGGCATTTGTTGAGGGAGGTGCTTTGGGGACGATGTGCGCCTATTCTGAATTAGATGGTATTCCGTGTGCATCAAATCCTTGGCTCTTAACTGAAGTTTTAAGAAATGAATGGGGATTTAAAGGCATTGTCATTTCAGATTTGGGAGCAATAAAATATATTCAAACTACACACTACGCCGCGGATTCCCCTAAAGATGCTATTAAAAAAGCGGTTTCTGCCGGAGTTGATATGCAGTTCTACGATTTCAGTAATGAATTTTGGCAAAATACTCTTATTGAATTGGTTAATGAGGGAGACCTATCTATGAGCCATGTTGATAGAGCAGTAACTGGAGTTTTGAGATTGAAATTTACCCTAGGGCTTTTTGAGAATCCTTACATAAAAGAAGGGATTATTAAGGAACGTAGTCATACTAATGACAATCAACAAATTGCATTGGAAGCAGCGCGGAAGTCTATTACTCTACTAAAAAATGAAAATGATGTGTTACCGCTATCCAACACTCTAAATAGAATTGCGGTTATTGGACCTAACGCGGATGCCTCTAGGTTAGGTGGTTATTCAGTTCGAAATAAAAAAGCTTTAACGGTCAAGGAAGGATTGGAACGGATGGTAGGTAAGTCTACTGAAATTGTGTATGCAGAAGGAGTTCCTTTAATTATAAAGGGTCAAGCTGTGGAGAATGAATATTTATTAACACCTGACGGCACAACCCCTGGACTAAAAGGGGAATATTTCAATAATCGCAATTTGAACGGCGATCCCGCACTTATCCGCACAGATTCTAAATTGGAATTTGACTGGCCGTGGTCTCCTGGAGAAGGTGTTCAGGACGATATGTTTTCCATTCGATGGACAGGATATTTAAAACCGGAAAAATCTTTTGAAGGTTGGTTGGGACTCAGCTCTGATGATGGTATCCGTATGTGGATCGATGATCAATTGGTAATTGATAATTGGACTAAGGGCGCTACAAACATTGTAACCCATCCTATGAAATTTGAATCAGGTAAAAAATATAAGTTGCGTATTGAAATGTGGGAAGGCGGCTGGGGAGCAAGGGCACATTTACGGTGGAATCTTGAAAAATTAGATTTTACCCCAGCAGTAAATCTAGCGAAATCTTCAGATGTGGCCATAGTAGTTTTAGGAGAATCAGAGGAATTGGTAGAAGAGAATAGAGACGTGGCTACATTAGATTTGCATGGGGCACAGGAAGAATTAATTAAAGCTATTAAAGCCACCGGTACTCCAGTAATTTGTATCCTTTTGAATGGGAGGCCACTATCGATTAATTGGATAAATAATAATGTTCCAGGAATTATTGAAGCATGGTTTCCTGGGGAGTTAGGAGGGCAGGCAGTGGCAGAGGTATTGTTTGGTTACTACAACCCTGCAGGTAGATTGCCTATCACATTTCCAAAATCCGTGGGTCAATTGCCAATATATTACAACCAAAAACCCTCAGCAATCCATCGGTATGTATCAGAGAGTCAAGATCCATTATATACTTTTGGTTTTGGTTTAAGTTATTCTAGTTTCGAGTATAGCAATTTAAAATTGAGTACTTCAGAAATGGGGTCGAGCGACACATTAACTGTTAATGTGGATATTAAAAATACTGGGGATAGGGATGGGGAAGAAGTAGCTCAGTTATATATCCAAGATGTTTACGCCTCTGTTTCTACGCCACGAAAGTCTTTAAAGGGATTTCAAAGGGTATTTATTCCCAAAGGTCAAACCAAAACAGTGGTTTTCGAGTTGAATTCAAATGAACTTTCCATTTGGGATAAGGATATGAAATTCACTGTAGAACCTGGAGATTTTAAAGTAATGGTAGGTGGCAATATAAATGAGACTATTTCTACAACTTTTAGGGTGAAATAG
- a CDS encoding glutamate-5-semialdehyde dehydrogenase yields the protein MQLLKTEIKNKVLLSMINILDRERQSIIEANKKDLDAFDIDDQALYDRLIVNNQKVDGMIKAVKEVMNQEDPVGQEISNESLDNGLKIINKTAPFGTIMIIYESRPDVTIEASVLAFKANNKILLKGGKEAKNSNLALEKCWHEALEENGLAKDWIKLLHLKREETQEFLKNPTESIDLIVPRGGERLIKFVKDNANCAVLISGRGNNFLYVSENANWEKAKTIILNAKTDKISACNALDKVLINKNIDNYSEKLKELQELLNQHKVEIIVDEGISKKLSTIETVTDSNIWYEEFLAMKLLIGEVASINEAIEKINEFSGGHSASIISENEEEAINFMEGVDSAAVYQNASTRFTDGGQMGVGAELAISTDKLHHRGPLGLKQLVTNKYYVFGDGHVRV from the coding sequence ATGCAATTATTAAAAACAGAAATAAAAAATAAAGTACTGTTATCCATGATCAACATCTTGGATAGAGAGCGCCAATCAATTATTGAGGCAAATAAAAAAGACTTGGATGCCTTTGATATAGATGACCAGGCTCTTTATGACAGATTAATCGTGAATAATCAAAAAGTAGATGGAATGATTAAAGCTGTTAAGGAGGTGATGAATCAGGAAGATCCTGTCGGTCAAGAGATTTCAAATGAATCCTTGGATAATGGTTTGAAAATTATAAATAAAACCGCTCCATTTGGCACTATCATGATTATATATGAATCAAGGCCTGATGTAACCATAGAAGCTTCAGTTCTAGCCTTTAAAGCGAATAACAAAATTTTACTAAAAGGTGGAAAAGAGGCAAAGAACAGCAATCTTGCTTTGGAGAAATGCTGGCATGAAGCCTTAGAAGAAAATGGATTAGCTAAGGACTGGATTAAACTTTTGCATTTAAAACGAGAGGAAACCCAAGAATTTCTAAAAAATCCAACAGAATCAATTGACTTGATTGTTCCAAGAGGTGGCGAACGGCTTATTAAATTTGTAAAGGATAATGCTAACTGCGCGGTTTTAATTAGTGGACGAGGTAATAATTTCTTATATGTCTCAGAAAATGCCAATTGGGAAAAAGCAAAGACAATCATATTAAATGCTAAAACAGATAAAATTTCAGCTTGTAATGCTTTAGATAAAGTATTGATTAATAAGAATATTGATAATTATTCCGAAAAGCTCAAAGAACTTCAAGAACTCCTTAACCAGCACAAAGTAGAAATAATTGTTGATGAGGGGATTTCTAAAAAGCTATCAACTATTGAAACAGTAACAGATAGTAATATTTGGTATGAGGAATTTCTAGCAATGAAATTGCTTATTGGTGAAGTTGCATCAATAAATGAGGCTATTGAAAAAATAAATGAATTTTCTGGTGGGCATTCTGCTTCTATAATTTCTGAAAATGAAGAAGAAGCTATAAATTTCATGGAAGGTGTGGATAGTGCTGCTGTGTACCAAAACGCCTCCACAAGATTCACCGATGGCGGACAAATGGGGGTTGGTGCAGAGCTAGCGATTAGCACCGACAAACTTCACCATCGTGGTCCTTTAGGTCTAAAACAACTGGTAACTAATAAATATTACGTGTTCGGTGATGGACACGTAAGAGTTTAA
- the proB gene encoding glutamate 5-kinase — MEKEIKRVVVKVGTNVLTNRDNRILGPVLRELVRQISILYERKIQVILVSSGSAIAGKEILGEISIKDTSVRRQVYSSVGQPRLMRHYYSLFNDYGLRCSQVLATKRDFDQGKHRDNMIKCYEGLLSEGVTPIANEDDAVSLSMSMFSDNDELASLVAELLDADRLIILSDTEGLYNGHPDREDTKKINEVKVHHNVEKYVAATNKQEGEGRGGMESKLKIAKGMAKKNIPTYIANGKRDNVIVDIIDGKNIGTKFIS, encoded by the coding sequence ATGGAAAAAGAAATAAAACGTGTAGTCGTAAAAGTAGGAACCAATGTTCTTACAAATCGAGACAATCGCATATTAGGACCTGTATTAAGGGAATTGGTTAGACAAATATCCATACTGTACGAACGTAAGATACAAGTTATTTTGGTTTCATCCGGTTCGGCAATCGCAGGAAAAGAAATCTTAGGAGAGATTTCAATCAAAGACACTTCCGTGAGAAGGCAGGTTTATTCATCCGTAGGACAACCTCGATTGATGCGCCATTATTATAGTCTTTTCAATGATTACGGCTTAAGATGTTCTCAGGTTTTAGCAACAAAACGTGATTTTGACCAAGGTAAACACCGAGATAACATGATTAAGTGCTACGAGGGTTTATTATCTGAAGGGGTAACACCAATTGCCAATGAAGATGACGCAGTTTCACTATCAATGTCAATGTTTTCGGATAATGATGAGTTAGCAAGTCTTGTGGCTGAATTATTAGACGCCGATCGTCTTATAATACTTTCCGATACCGAAGGACTTTATAATGGTCATCCCGATAGAGAGGATACCAAGAAAATTAATGAGGTTAAGGTGCATCATAATGTAGAGAAATACGTTGCTGCAACTAATAAACAGGAAGGTGAAGGTCGAGGAGGAATGGAATCCAAATTAAAAATAGCTAAGGGAATGGCTAAGAAAAATATTCCTACATATATAGCCAATGGTAAACGTGACAATGTCATCGTAGACATTATAGACGGTAAAAATATTGGAACAAAATTTATAAGCTAA
- the proC gene encoding pyrroline-5-carboxylate reductase has product MKVLVIGAGNMGFTYAEGMSTSSLLGNKKLKIYDTDPKKIEQLQEDERFQAYSNLEDCLPTADVVFIAVKPFHSETLFKEMIPLINEDQLFVSLMAGVTIQTIQEQLQAKKVVRTMPNLPAKVGKGVTSYTEAKSVSRIELLMVRNLLDTTGTSIHVETENFIDASTGISGSGPAYVFYFMQSMLEAARKMGFSEYDSKVLVSNTFEGAIELFNANKISPEGWIKKVASKGGTTQAAIDSMEDNNVKERIKDAAFAAFDRAVELGNK; this is encoded by the coding sequence ATGAAAGTTTTAGTAATCGGTGCGGGTAATATGGGATTTACTTACGCCGAAGGCATGTCGACTTCTTCATTACTTGGAAATAAGAAATTGAAGATTTACGATACTGACCCAAAAAAAATAGAACAATTACAAGAAGACGAACGTTTTCAAGCTTATTCAAATCTTGAAGATTGTTTACCTACTGCTGATGTTGTTTTCATTGCAGTAAAGCCATTTCACAGTGAAACACTATTTAAGGAAATGATTCCTTTGATTAACGAAGATCAACTATTTGTTTCCTTGATGGCAGGAGTAACGATTCAAACTATTCAAGAACAACTTCAAGCTAAGAAAGTTGTGAGGACCATGCCAAACTTACCTGCGAAAGTAGGGAAAGGCGTTACTTCATACACTGAAGCCAAATCCGTTTCAAGGATAGAATTATTAATGGTGAGAAATCTATTAGACACCACCGGAACATCCATACATGTGGAGACAGAAAATTTTATTGATGCTTCCACTGGTATATCAGGGAGTGGACCCGCCTACGTATTCTATTTTATGCAATCCATGTTGGAGGCTGCACGTAAAATGGGCTTTTCGGAATACGATTCAAAAGTTTTAGTAAGCAATACGTTTGAAGGGGCAATTGAACTTTTTAATGCAAATAAAATTTCTCCGGAAGGTTGGATTAAAAAAGTTGCTTCTAAAGGAGGAACAACCCAAGCTGCCATTGATTCAATGGAGGATAACAATGTCAAAGAACGGATAAAGGATGCCGCGTTCGCTGCATTTGATAGAGCCGTTGAATTGGGAAATAAATAG